Proteins encoded by one window of Maliibacterium massiliense:
- a CDS encoding glycosyltransferase family 2 protein — MITISLCMIVRDEQAVIGRCLESVQDIVDEIIILDTGSKDRTKQIVKAYTPHCYDFTWIDDFAAARNASFDKATMTHIMWLDADDVLEQRDREGLRRLKQTLSPDIDVVMAPYNVSFDQNGHPTFTYYRERILKRAQHFQWVGAIHEVIAPQGNIVYSDDFSVNHKKLQQNDPDRNLRIFERMRTNGQPLDARQTFYYARELYYHARYEEAIKQFINFLEDTQGWVENKITACQDLARCYACIQDQEKALDALLRSLVYDVPRAEVCCDIGQYFMHRQAYKQAIFWYTLATSCTKGNVGFIQPDCYDYIPWMQLCVCYDRMGDAARASAYNEKAGTVKPDDTAVAYNRAYFQKKLLTQEEKRVE; from the coding sequence ATGATTACAATCAGTCTTTGCATGATTGTGCGCGATGAGCAGGCCGTGATCGGGCGCTGTCTGGAGAGCGTGCAGGATATCGTGGACGAAATTATTATACTGGATACAGGGTCAAAGGATCGCACTAAGCAGATCGTCAAGGCTTATACGCCGCACTGTTATGATTTCACCTGGATCGATGATTTCGCTGCGGCGCGCAATGCATCATTTGACAAGGCTACCATGACGCATATCATGTGGCTGGATGCGGACGATGTGTTGGAGCAGAGGGATAGGGAAGGGCTGCGCAGGCTCAAGCAGACGCTGTCGCCGGATATTGACGTTGTCATGGCGCCATATAACGTCTCCTTTGATCAAAACGGACACCCAACGTTTACATACTACAGGGAACGCATTCTCAAGCGCGCGCAGCACTTTCAATGGGTGGGCGCGATTCATGAAGTCATTGCGCCGCAGGGCAATATTGTATACAGCGACGATTTTTCTGTAAACCATAAAAAACTTCAACAAAATGATCCGGATCGAAACCTGCGTATTTTTGAACGCATGCGCACGAATGGTCAACCGCTTGATGCGCGGCAGACGTTTTATTATGCAAGAGAGCTATACTACCACGCGCGCTACGAAGAGGCGATTAAGCAATTTATAAACTTCCTGGAAGACACACAGGGGTGGGTGGAAAACAAGATTACTGCTTGCCAGGATTTGGCGCGCTGCTACGCATGTATACAAGACCAAGAAAAGGCACTGGACGCGCTGCTGCGCAGCTTGGTCTACGATGTGCCGCGCGCGGAGGTATGCTGCGATATTGGCCAGTATTTTATGCACCGGCAGGCATACAAACAGGCCATTTTCTGGTACACGCTTGCCACCAGCTGCACAAAGGGCAACGTCGGCTTTATCCAGCCGGATTGCTACGACTACATCCCTTGGATGCAGCTTTGTGTCTGTTATGACCGCATGGGAGACGCTGCGCGTGCCTCCGCGTACAACGAGAAGGCCGGCACGGTAAAACCCGATGATACGGCCGTTGCCTACAACCGCGCCTATTTCCAGAAAAAGTTGCTGACACAGGAGGAGAAGCGCGTGGAATAA
- a CDS encoding tyrosine-type recombinase/integrase has product MAQKSKPYADIKAHQQTEKLRTVLKELPEYCFAFFIAIEPQSSILTRINYAYDLRLFFHYLSQERFAHARIDAITLQELDTLQAADIERYLEYLNDYEHNGKEYVNHDRGKARKLASLRSFFKYLFKRGMLQSDVVALVDMPKIRDRAIIRLDIDEVARILDIAESGVALTPHQQAYHQYTRTRDMAILTLFLGTGIRISECVGLNVDDVDFRSNAFRIIRKGGKEARLYFWDEIEQALRAYLTVRETMHPLPGHEQALFLSMQNRRMSVRAMQNLVKKYAQIAAPLKKISPHKLRSTYGTTLYRETGDIYLVADVLGHTDVNTTRKHYAAMDEDKRKLAARAVVLRDDGKKQAHEDPSDA; this is encoded by the coding sequence ATGGCACAGAAAAGCAAGCCCTATGCGGACATCAAAGCACATCAGCAGACCGAAAAACTGCGCACGGTGCTCAAGGAGCTGCCAGAATACTGCTTCGCATTCTTTATTGCGATTGAACCGCAGTCATCGATTTTAACGCGCATCAATTACGCGTACGACCTGCGGCTGTTTTTTCACTATCTCAGCCAAGAGCGCTTTGCACATGCGCGCATCGACGCCATCACCCTGCAGGAGCTCGATACCCTCCAAGCGGCTGACATCGAGCGCTATTTGGAGTATCTCAACGACTATGAGCACAATGGCAAGGAATATGTAAACCACGATCGCGGCAAAGCGCGCAAGCTTGCATCGCTGCGCTCCTTTTTCAAGTATCTCTTCAAACGTGGGATGCTTCAGTCCGACGTGGTAGCACTGGTGGATATGCCAAAGATTCGGGACCGCGCCATCATCCGCCTGGATATTGACGAGGTGGCGCGCATTCTGGATATTGCAGAGAGCGGCGTCGCGCTTACACCGCATCAGCAGGCCTATCATCAGTATACACGCACCCGCGATATGGCGATTCTCACCCTGTTTCTCGGCACTGGCATCCGCATCAGTGAATGCGTCGGGCTGAACGTTGACGACGTTGATTTTCGCAGCAACGCCTTTCGTATTATCCGCAAGGGCGGCAAAGAGGCACGCCTGTACTTCTGGGATGAGATTGAACAGGCGCTGCGGGCGTATCTGACGGTGCGCGAGACCATGCACCCACTGCCCGGGCATGAGCAGGCGCTCTTTCTCTCCATGCAGAACAGGCGCATGAGCGTGCGCGCCATGCAGAACTTGGTCAAAAAATATGCGCAGATCGCCGCGCCACTAAAAAAGATTTCTCCGCACAAGCTGCGCAGCACATACGGCACAACGTTGTACCGTGAGACAGGCGATATCTACCTGGTTGCGGACGTGCTTGGCCATACGGACGTCAACACCACGCGCAAGCATTACGCTGCCATGGATGAGGACAAGCGCAAGCTGGCGGCGCGCGCCGTCGTGCTACGCGACGACGGTAAGAAACAGGCGCACGAAGACCCTTCGGACGCATAA